One stretch of Clostridiales bacterium DNA includes these proteins:
- a CDS encoding 16S rRNA (uracil(1498)-N(3))-methyltransferase codes for MRFYLPNINKSNIELTGDAHTHAAYSLRIRVGDYITVFDGNGNEYSCKVKEIKKDRTLLDVLDSATNVGEAGINVTLYLSMIKQDRFELATQKATELGVTSIVPVYSTYSQRNTSLNYERLTKIAISACEQCGRSRIPTIEHTIEFDELLNRAKNTYLIFPWEREMHGDMRESIDKSKTDIAVFIGPEGGITEPEKIALTEAGAKSVTLGRRILRAETAAISALSVVYYEMGEWTL; via the coding sequence ATGAGATTTTATCTTCCCAATATAAATAAATCGAATATCGAATTAACGGGCGACGCGCATACCCATGCAGCGTATTCGCTTAGAATTCGTGTGGGCGATTATATTACCGTATTCGACGGTAACGGCAACGAATATTCTTGTAAGGTAAAAGAGATCAAAAAGGATAGAACGTTGCTCGACGTGCTCGATAGCGCTACAAACGTAGGCGAGGCAGGTATTAACGTAACTCTCTATCTTTCTATGATCAAGCAAGATAGGTTTGAGTTAGCTACCCAAAAGGCTACAGAGCTCGGCGTTACTTCGATCGTTCCCGTTTATTCGACGTACAGCCAACGCAATACTTCACTCAATTATGAACGGCTTACCAAGATCGCTATTTCTGCGTGTGAACAATGCGGGAGAAGCCGCATTCCTACGATTGAACACACCATTGAATTTGACGAGCTATTAAACCGTGCAAAAAACACCTACTTGATTTTTCCGTGGGAACGAGAAATGCACGGCGATATGCGTGAATCGATCGATAAAAGCAAAACCGATATTGCGGTATTTATTGGGCCCGAAGGCGGAATAACCGAACCGGAAAAGATTGCGCTTACGGAAGCAGGGGCAAAATCGGTAACCCTCGGCAGACGAATTTTGCGCGCTGAAACTGCGGCGATATCGGCGCTGTCGGTTGTGTACTACGAGATGGGGGAATGGACTCTTTGA
- the mtaB gene encoding tRNA (N(6)-L-threonylcarbamoyladenosine(37)-C(2))-methylthiotransferase MtaB: MDSLIIKVVTLGCKVNQCESASIVSTLNSHNYNASEGLAPADVYILNTCSVTAEADKKSRQHVSKMCKLNPDCRIIVVGCSTQNKPHKFEKSNVIAIGSTTDKARFCLSIIDKLYKDNHYNTLLNRIIFDENIEKIDKSTQFCYEKYPKSTKTRAFIKIQDGCNRFCSYCIIPYLRGRSRSRSIDDIVKECEHISSKEVVLTGIDMSMYGKDIGVSFTELLNALSRVKARKRLGSLECEVVDRPMLEAMRDGNYCPHFHLSLQSGSNEVLRTMNRHYDQEFYFEKIELIRQYFPLAGITTDIIVGFPTETDEFFRESCDFIDKCKFSDIHVFPYSSREGTLAARKYKTLPPSIVKERVNVLLDIKSRLHGAFLNQNTNAIMPVYIEDVEDSFNVGYTPNYIKVYSKEPCGEIVDLCLTDKYKDGLFAVRK, encoded by the coding sequence ATGGACTCTTTGATTATAAAGGTAGTCACCTTAGGGTGTAAAGTTAATCAATGTGAAAGTGCGTCGATTGTATCTACGCTTAATTCGCACAACTATAATGCGTCGGAAGGATTAGCTCCTGCCGACGTTTATATTTTGAACACCTGTTCTGTAACAGCGGAAGCCGATAAAAAATCGAGGCAACATGTTTCAAAAATGTGCAAGCTAAATCCCGACTGCCGTATAATAGTAGTAGGGTGCAGCACGCAGAATAAACCGCACAAATTCGAAAAGTCTAATGTTATTGCAATAGGCAGTACGACAGATAAAGCAAGATTTTGTCTTAGTATTATTGATAAATTATATAAAGATAACCATTATAATACTCTATTAAATAGAATAATTTTTGATGAAAATATAGAAAAAATTGATAAAAGTACTCAATTTTGCTATGAAAAATACCCAAAATCGACTAAAACAAGGGCATTTATTAAAATTCAGGATGGGTGCAACCGATTTTGCTCCTACTGTATTATACCGTATTTACGCGGGCGGAGTAGGTCGCGATCAATTGATGATATCGTAAAAGAATGCGAACATATTTCGTCGAAAGAAGTGGTTTTAACCGGGATTGATATGTCTATGTACGGTAAAGATATAGGCGTATCTTTTACGGAGCTTTTAAATGCTCTGAGCAGGGTAAAAGCACGTAAGCGCTTGGGGTCGCTTGAATGTGAAGTAGTAGACCGTCCTATGCTCGAAGCTATGCGTGACGGAAATTACTGCCCGCATTTTCATTTATCGCTGCAAAGCGGCAGTAACGAAGTACTTCGAACTATGAACAGGCATTATGATCAAGAGTTTTACTTTGAAAAAATCGAGCTTATTCGGCAATATTTTCCGCTTGCCGGCATTACAACCGATATTATTGTGGGATTTCCAACTGAAACGGACGAGTTTTTTAGAGAAAGCTGTGATTTTATTGATAAATGCAAGTTTTCCGATATACATGTATTTCCGTATAGCAGTCGAGAGGGAACTCTTGCGGCAAGAAAATATAAAACATTGCCTCCATCGATCGTAAAAGAACGTGTCAATGTGTTGCTCGATATAAAATCTCGGCTTCATGGCGCATTTTTGAATCAAAATACCAATGCCATAATGCCTGTTTACATAGAAGACGTTGAGGATTCATTTAACGTCGGTTATACGCCTAACTATATTAAAGTTTATTCCAAAGAGCCGTGCGGTGAAATTGTCGATTTATGTCTAACCGATAAGTACAAAGACGGTTTATTTGCTGTTCGAAAATAA
- a CDS encoding cysteine desulfurase: protein MIYLDNAATTRVFDIAADAARKTMLEQFHNPNATYRSGVEANDRIEQARKSIATAIGAEPNEIIFTSCATEANNWVFSCGIKNKKGNIVISAGEHSSVYETAMALKSRGADVRMAPLTKDGYVDESALLNLVDENTALVSLIHVSNETGVVNDIKRLSSAIHHKSPKTLIHSDGVQGLLKIGTRLDDLGVDYYTASAHKLGAPKGIGLAYIRNGLNIAPLIYGGGQERGLRSGTQNTPYIAAFAAAVDEIKSFNANNCAQKIQALRQEVCDFFISNGCKIVGSGQNNGYIACVCIPGAKAEIVQNMAHDNGVIIGKGAACSGAKRGNRVLSAMGLSPKEIECCTRISLFINSNRDDTLHAAQIIMNEANKLRSNHVG, encoded by the coding sequence ATGATTTATCTTGATAATGCCGCGACTACGCGCGTGTTCGACATCGCCGCCGACGCCGCCCGAAAAACAATGCTCGAACAGTTCCATAATCCCAACGCTACTTATAGAAGCGGGGTAGAAGCTAACGATCGAATTGAGCAAGCACGTAAATCGATTGCTACGGCAATAGGCGCCGAGCCGAATGAGATCATTTTTACGTCGTGCGCGACCGAAGCCAATAATTGGGTATTTTCCTGCGGAATAAAAAATAAAAAGGGTAATATCGTTATATCGGCGGGCGAGCATTCGTCGGTATACGAAACGGCAATGGCGTTAAAAAGTCGCGGCGCGGACGTGAGAATGGCTCCACTTACAAAAGACGGTTACGTTGACGAAAGCGCACTTTTAAATCTTGTCGACGAAAACACCGCACTTGTATCGTTAATTCATGTCAGCAACGAAACAGGTGTAGTAAACGATATAAAGCGTTTATCTTCTGCTATTCACCACAAATCGCCAAAAACACTTATTCACAGCGACGGCGTTCAGGGATTACTCAAAATAGGCACAAGACTCGACGATTTAGGCGTAGACTACTATACGGCAAGCGCGCATAAGCTAGGTGCACCCAAAGGAATAGGGCTTGCGTATATTCGTAACGGACTGAATATCGCGCCGCTGATTTACGGCGGCGGTCAAGAACGCGGACTGCGTTCGGGTACGCAAAACACTCCGTATATTGCGGCTTTTGCTGCGGCGGTCGACGAAATCAAAAGCTTTAACGCTAATAACTGTGCGCAAAAAATACAGGCCCTGCGCCAAGAAGTATGCGATTTCTTCATATCAAACGGCTGTAAAATCGTCGGGAGCGGACAAAACAACGGGTATATTGCTTGCGTATGTATTCCGGGCGCCAAGGCAGAGATCGTGCAAAATATGGCGCACGATAACGGGGTAATAATAGGCAAGGGTGCGGCATGTTCGGGCGCTAAGCGCGGTAATCGTGTGCTTTCGGCTATGGGGCTATCACCCAAAGAAATCGAATGCTGCACTCGAATAAGCCTATTTATTAATTCAAATCGCGACGATACTTTACACGCCGCACAAATTATTATGAACGAAGCAAATAAACTTAGGAGCAATCATGTCGGATAA
- a CDS encoding penicillin-binding protein has product MKKAAKVSLIVIISIVLFIALSVGFFFLLIEPNVTIFGSTDLDLDKLTSYSRTVTVLDCDGKPIDGALFDNDKLYVKYDELNDYTVNAFIAIEDKRFYDHSGVDYKRMASAAVNNIKSGKFSQGASTITQQLIKNTHLSNEKTIKRKIEEIRLARKLERVYDKEQILESYLNILYFGSGIRGLGTASRVMFNKPVSRLTLAQSAALASIINNPTKYSPYNNIDNLTERKELVLRQMLDQGFITENDYKYALSEKLSFSSERPNQFTSALLRDACRELDCTEKQLFNNQFTIKTAYNPRAVSAVRAELSNEKYDDYNVRVIILDNKTGGVMCDETNVIGYVNPQRSPASTIKPFISYAPALENGLNPLSQIEDKPTVFGDYAPKNYKEIYRGYQSLNDCLAYSSNIAAVKLLNQNGMDKSKAIAQNFGLSFTANDDSLALALGGMDKGVTLMELANAYRTLANGGKYSKPHYLLDVSNNDGQIYESDIQYKNAVGDDTAYLITNMLTNCAQYGTAKKLKYSGVIAAKTGTNGDENGNYDCYCIAYTPSNTVAVWFGAKDNEHLIDNKITGAKCSEIIKMLCDTKIIKTTEQFEMPQSVAYYDIDYTALNDMHEVYLADPMLPRRYRYKAVLSKRHLPVKRSIDIIDYYDYYSWQDGEF; this is encoded by the coding sequence ATGAAGAAAGCCGCCAAAGTATCTTTAATCGTTATAATATCGATAGTTTTGTTTATTGCGCTGTCGGTCGGCTTTTTCTTTTTATTGATAGAGCCTAACGTTACGATATTCGGCAGCACCGATCTTGATCTCGATAAGCTGACCTCGTATTCGCGTACTGTAACGGTTTTGGACTGTGACGGCAAACCTATCGACGGCGCGCTTTTTGATAATGATAAATTGTACGTTAAATATGACGAATTGAACGACTATACCGTAAACGCGTTTATTGCTATTGAGGATAAGAGATTTTACGATCATTCCGGAGTAGATTATAAACGCATGGCGTCCGCTGCGGTAAATAATATCAAATCGGGTAAATTCAGCCAAGGCGCGTCGACCATTACTCAACAGCTTATAAAAAATACTCACTTATCGAATGAAAAAACGATTAAGCGTAAAATCGAAGAAATACGTTTGGCGCGCAAGCTCGAACGCGTTTACGATAAAGAACAAATACTCGAAAGCTATTTGAATATTTTATATTTCGGCTCTGGTATTCGCGGTTTAGGTACTGCCAGTCGAGTTATGTTCAACAAGCCTGTTTCGCGGCTTACGCTCGCCCAGTCTGCGGCGCTCGCTTCTATTATAAATAACCCGACTAAATACAGTCCGTATAATAACATTGATAATCTTACGGAACGTAAAGAGCTTGTTTTAAGGCAAATGCTTGATCAGGGCTTTATTACGGAAAACGATTACAAATATGCGCTATCGGAAAAACTTAGTTTTAGCAGCGAAAGACCTAACCAGTTTACTTCGGCGTTATTAAGAGATGCGTGCCGCGAATTGGATTGCACCGAAAAACAGCTGTTTAACAATCAGTTTACTATCAAAACCGCATATAATCCTCGCGCCGTTTCCGCGGTGCGAGCCGAATTATCAAATGAAAAATACGATGATTACAACGTTAGAGTAATTATTCTTGATAATAAAACGGGTGGCGTTATGTGCGACGAAACAAACGTTATCGGTTATGTCAATCCGCAGAGGTCTCCGGCTTCTACTATTAAGCCGTTTATTTCGTATGCGCCCGCGCTGGAAAATGGGCTCAATCCCCTATCTCAAATCGAAGATAAACCGACGGTTTTCGGCGACTATGCGCCTAAGAATTATAAAGAAATTTATCGCGGGTATCAGTCGTTAAACGATTGTTTGGCTTATTCGTCGAACATTGCCGCGGTTAAATTGTTAAATCAAAACGGAATGGATAAATCGAAAGCCATTGCGCAGAACTTCGGTTTGTCATTTACAGCCAACGATGATTCGCTCGCGCTTGCACTCGGCGGAATGGATAAGGGCGTTACACTCATGGAGCTTGCAAACGCGTATAGAACGCTAGCCAACGGAGGTAAATATTCTAAACCGCACTATTTACTCGACGTATCTAATAACGACGGACAAATCTATGAGTCAGATATTCAATATAAAAACGCCGTCGGCGACGATACGGCGTACTTGATCACTAATATGCTTACTAATTGTGCGCAGTACGGCACCGCGAAAAAACTTAAATATTCGGGCGTAATTGCGGCTAAAACGGGCACGAACGGTGACGAAAACGGCAATTACGACTGCTATTGCATAGCTTATACTCCGAGTAATACCGTCGCCGTTTGGTTTGGCGCCAAGGATAACGAGCATCTTATCGATAACAAAATTACCGGCGCAAAATGCAGTGAAATAATAAAAATGCTTTGTGATACGAAAATAATTAAAACGACCGAACAATTCGAAATGCCGCAGTCGGTGGCGTATTACGATATCGACTATACGGCGTTAAACGATATGCATGAGGTCTATCTCGCCGACCCCATGCTTCCGCGTAGATATCGTTATAAAGCTGTTTTATCCAAGCGCCATCTGCCCGTAAAAAGGTCGATTGACATAATAGATTATTACGATTATTACTCGTGGCAAGACGGAGAATTTTGA
- a CDS encoding HAMP domain-containing histidine kinase, with product MYFAYPDFEKDYGGLLVVLVVFVYTFEVIALVLITHYFVYLRVDGYAKQLINMTSEGQETVVEKKTIDNITDNLASAVASTEAEYARLDQVRKAFVANASHELRSPLTSIQGFLQAVLDGTVKEEERDKYLNIALGETKRLNALITSMLDLSRLDNGKNPLVYTSFDINSVINDVVAKFEPSLIKKSLQINVNFFDESCRVYADKDKIMQVLINLIDNAIKYSPAYSRIIISTDLHENKVYVTVKDFGYGISKKEQALIWDTFYMTDKARSPVKTKGSGLGLSIVKKIIDEHGEIIWVESSRGAGATFIFTLAQFDAAKHGAHAGKVIKTETATEI from the coding sequence ATGTATTTTGCGTATCCCGATTTCGAAAAAGACTACGGCGGCTTACTTGTTGTGCTTGTCGTATTCGTTTACACATTTGAGGTTATCGCGTTAGTGTTGATTACGCATTATTTCGTGTATTTACGCGTCGACGGTTATGCGAAACAGCTGATTAACATGACGAGCGAAGGTCAGGAGACCGTGGTCGAGAAAAAAACGATAGACAATATAACGGATAACCTTGCCTCCGCCGTCGCGTCGACAGAAGCTGAGTACGCGCGGCTCGATCAAGTGCGAAAAGCGTTCGTTGCCAATGCTTCGCACGAACTTAGATCGCCGCTCACTTCGATACAAGGCTTTCTTCAAGCTGTTCTTGACGGCACCGTAAAAGAAGAAGAGCGCGATAAATACCTTAACATTGCGCTCGGCGAAACCAAGCGACTAAACGCGCTTATTACGTCAATGCTAGACTTGTCACGCTTAGATAACGGAAAAAATCCACTGGTGTATACAAGCTTCGATATTAACTCCGTCATAAACGACGTCGTAGCAAAGTTCGAACCGTCGCTCATAAAAAAATCATTGCAGATCAACGTTAATTTCTTTGACGAAAGCTGTCGCGTGTATGCCGATAAAGACAAGATTATGCAAGTGCTTATCAATCTTATCGATAACGCGATTAAATATTCGCCGGCTTATTCCAGAATAATAATTTCCACTGATTTACACGAAAACAAGGTTTACGTTACAGTAAAAGACTTCGGTTACGGTATAAGCAAAAAAGAACAGGCGCTTATTTGGGATACATTCTATATGACCGATAAAGCAAGATCGCCCGTTAAAACAAAAGGCTCAGGTCTGGGACTTTCTATCGTAAAAAAGATCATAGACGAGCATGGCGAAATTATATGGGTCGAGAGCAGCCGCGGCGCAGGCGCAACATTCATATTCACGCTTGCGCAATTTGACGCTGCAAAGCACGGCGCTCACGCCGGAAAGGTGATTAAAACCGAAACCGCAACGGAGATATAA
- a CDS encoding response regulator transcription factor, translated as MSNEKTKILIADDDDHISSLVALYLESNGYDTCVCSNGEAALAKLTEIDFDAAILDVMMPGMSGFEVLSELRKTSNVPVIMLSARGEANDKITGLDYGADDYLTKPFEPQELIARLKAVLRRANTASAKEVKQVELFNLIVNISDFTVTLNGERIDMPPKEIELLYMLVKTPMHVFTRDDLLKEIWGQKYSGDSRTVDVHIKRVREKLGDNPHWKLTTVWGVGYKIDVF; from the coding sequence ATGAGTAATGAAAAAACAAAAATTTTAATAGCCGACGACGACGATCATATCAGTAGTCTCGTCGCATTGTACTTGGAAAGCAACGGCTACGATACCTGCGTTTGCAGCAACGGGGAAGCCGCACTTGCAAAGCTTACCGAAATCGACTTCGACGCTGCAATACTCGACGTAATGATGCCGGGCATGAGCGGCTTCGAGGTTTTGTCGGAGCTGAGGAAAACTTCTAATGTTCCCGTCATTATGCTGTCGGCGCGCGGCGAAGCCAACGACAAAATAACGGGGCTTGATTACGGTGCGGACGATTATTTAACCAAGCCGTTCGAGCCACAAGAGCTTATTGCACGGCTTAAAGCCGTTTTGCGCCGTGCGAACACTGCTTCCGCCAAGGAAGTCAAACAAGTCGAACTTTTTAATTTGATAGTCAATATATCGGACTTCACCGTTACGCTTAACGGTGAGCGTATAGATATGCCGCCCAAAGAGATAGAGCTTCTATATATGCTCGTAAAAACGCCCATGCACGTTTTTACACGCGACGATTTGCTCAAAGAAATTTGGGGGCAAAAATATTCGGGCGATTCGCGTACAGTGGACGTACATATAAAGCGGGTTAGGGAAAAGTTGGGCGATAATCCGCATTGGAAGCTGACCACAGTTTGGGGCGTTGGTTATAAAATCGACGTTTTTTAA
- the thiI gene encoding tRNA 4-thiouridine(8) synthase ThiI, whose translation MSDNSVILIRYGELYLKGKNKDYFENVLKNNIRSKLDGLDCKLYFGRGRYVVKDFSADLQTEIVKRLKQVFGVYSISIARRCGYELDDIVATALDMIPSSGTFRVSTHRSYKKYPLNSMQMNCTLGDKILSARDKLTVDLHNPDYVLNVDIREAGDVYLYDSTVRCSGGMPYGTGGNGLLLLSGGIDSPVAGYMIAKRGMSITALHFHSYPYTSEAAKEKVIDLARILSEYCPKIKLLSVSLTKIQETIHEKCKPNYMITLVRRFMMRIAECVANNTESLCLINGESLGQVASQTIESITVTNSVVKLPVLRPLIGMDKDEIIEIAEKIGTFNTSIKPYEDCCTVFLPEFPLIKPTIDKVEEQEAHIENYNELIEDALANIEQIEI comes from the coding sequence ATGTCGGATAACAGTGTTATACTCATACGTTACGGTGAACTGTACTTAAAGGGCAAAAACAAAGATTACTTTGAAAATGTGCTCAAAAACAATATCAGGAGCAAGCTTGACGGTTTAGATTGCAAGCTCTATTTCGGGCGCGGGCGTTACGTTGTAAAAGATTTTTCAGCCGATTTACAGACCGAAATCGTTAAACGCCTTAAACAGGTTTTCGGCGTATATTCCATATCAATTGCGCGCCGTTGTGGCTACGAGCTTGACGATATTGTTGCAACCGCGCTCGATATGATTCCAAGTAGCGGCACATTCCGCGTATCCACGCACCGCTCGTATAAAAAATATCCGCTTAACTCCATGCAAATGAATTGCACGCTCGGTGATAAAATATTGAGCGCGCGCGATAAGCTTACCGTAGATCTCCATAACCCCGATTACGTTCTAAACGTAGATATTCGCGAAGCGGGCGACGTATACTTGTACGACAGTACGGTGCGCTGCTCGGGCGGAATGCCGTACGGAACGGGAGGTAACGGATTGCTGTTATTATCAGGCGGAATAGATAGTCCAGTGGCGGGATATATGATAGCAAAGCGCGGTATGAGCATTACCGCACTGCATTTCCATTCATATCCATATACCTCGGAAGCGGCGAAGGAAAAGGTTATAGATCTTGCCCGAATACTTAGCGAGTACTGTCCTAAAATAAAACTTCTTTCTGTATCGCTCACAAAAATTCAAGAGACAATACATGAAAAATGCAAGCCCAACTATATGATAACGCTCGTAAGACGGTTCATGATGCGAATTGCCGAATGCGTTGCGAATAATACCGAGTCGCTTTGCTTAATAAACGGTGAGAGCCTGGGGCAAGTCGCAAGCCAAACGATAGAAAGTATTACGGTAACAAATTCGGTCGTTAAACTGCCGGTTTTACGCCCGCTGATCGGTATGGATAAAGATGAGATCATCGAAATCGCCGAAAAAATCGGCACGTTTAATACATCCATTAAGCCGTATGAGGATTGTTGCACCGTATTTTTGCCCGAATTCCCGTTAATTAAACCCACAATAGATAAGGTTGAAGAACAGGAAGCGCACATAGAAAATTATAACGAACTAATCGAAGACGCCTTAGCTAATATAGAACAAATCGAAATATAA
- a CDS encoding histidine triad nucleotide-binding protein, with protein sequence MDDCIFCKIIKGEIPSKKFYEDERMIVIADISPKAEKHYLATPKKHYKLLSQMSDTDSQELAACMKKIGEIAPSLGLENGYRLVINQGDDADQTVFHLHMHLLGGQKLSTDNYRKDV encoded by the coding sequence TTTTTGTAAAATAATCAAGGGCGAAATTCCGTCGAAGAAATTTTACGAGGACGAGCGGATGATTGTCATAGCCGATATTTCGCCTAAGGCTGAAAAGCACTATTTGGCTACCCCCAAAAAGCATTATAAATTACTTTCGCAAATGAGCGATACCGATTCGCAAGAGCTTGCCGCGTGCATGAAAAAAATCGGCGAGATCGCGCCGTCGCTCGGTCTTGAAAACGGGTACAGATTGGTGATAAATCAAGGCGACGACGCCGACCAGACCGTATTCCACCTGCATATGCATCTTCTCGGCGGGCAAAAGCTTTCAACCGACAATTACAGGAAAGATGTCTAA